From Falco biarmicus isolate bFalBia1 chromosome 18, bFalBia1.pri, whole genome shotgun sequence, one genomic window encodes:
- the R3HCC1 gene encoding R3H and coiled-coil domain-containing protein 1 isoform X1, producing MDGVFLSPNEDEFVGRITEELEHFMLQGQHHRVLLFPPLSSRLRYLIHRTVDNVDLLSSFSVGEGWRRRTVICHSAVRLPSETSDQKPSGNPPRPHRPVQPWGRGGRGGRLRHGGEMHGDNSRACVGSGRIKRPPRKKPDKALYVPKAMRKKAEWGEQEGPVAAGTESPGDVAPEEEICPKALVRGTQEELGESEGSPGGVSLALGKRQEPGEECVSGKSNDDTNNERPPCCTAVPSLENSNVFSGQESQDKDCSDSLSSVHNENPAEAEEQGLSCDNAVGPEGSKILCQAQAEAPKSRDAGVLECDESSSLSESPSRNCCTDPAWLVLENRDKSCAAARSPESGGNMSPPEEQGKDFGAASAVEGGESLSRLESQDQEHPGVAQVEQPQCQNPSEASNEPLVAPEPVCGAEPPAPEEQDERRVAAAVQNHSGKAPVADEEDKERSGLADALWHELHLSAGGREESAAVGGQGSLEDDCTAELFAEIVGNLTVKDISIEKISFDYSSYRDAQLSEGDFGHVTEIYDFSPSLKTEHLLEVFSDFHESGFKIQWVDDTHALGIFSSLSAASQALGRRYPSLKIRPLIHATKQSKIKALQRPKLLHLAKERPQTDTAVAKRLVTRALGLKNKQQDVSGTEMLLPEGLDQEE from the exons ATGGACGGCGTCTTCCTCTCGCCCAACGAGGATGAGTTCGTGGGCAGGATCACGGAGGAGCTGGAGCACTTCAtgctgcaggggcagcaccACAG aGTGCTGCTGTTCCCCCCCCTCTCCAGTCGCCTCAGGTACCTGATCCACCGGACCGTGGACAACGTGGATTTGTTGAGCAGCTTTTCTgtgggagagggatggaggaggaggactgTCATCTGTCACTCGGCCGTAAG gctgcccagcgagACGAGTGACCAAAAACCCAGCGGCAACCCACCGCGCCCGCACCGACCCGTACAGccgtggggccgggggggccgaGGCGGCAGGCTGCGACACGGCGGGGAGATGCACGGAGACAACTCTCGAGCCTGCGTGGGGTCCGGCAGGATAAAAAGGCCGCCCAGGAAGAAGCCGGATAAAGCCCTGTACGTCCCGAAAGCGATGCGCAAGAAGGCGGAatggggggagcaggaggggccGGTGGCAGCCGGCACCGAGTCACCGGGGGATGTGGCACCAGAAGAAGAGATTTGCCCTAAAGCTTTGGTCAGGGGcacccaggaggagctgggcgAGTCTGAAGGCAGCCCAGGTGGTGTCTCCTTGGCCCTTGGCAAGCGACAGGAGCCTGGCGAAGAGTGTGTTTCGGGAAAAAGTAACGATGACACCAACAACGAACGTCCTCCGTGTTGTACGGCTGTTCCGTCGCTGGAGAACAGCAACGTTTTCTCTGGGCAGGAAAGTCAGGATAAAGACTGTTCGGATTCCCTGTCTTCCGTCCACAATGAAAACCCAGCTGAAGCAGAAGAGCAAGGTCTGAGCTGTGACAACGCTGTTGGACCAGAAGGGAGCAAAATCCTGTGCCAAGCGCAAGCTGAAGCCCCAAAGAGCCGGGATGCCGGTGTGTTGGAGTGCGACGAGAGCTCCTCCCTGTCGGAAAGCCCGAGCAGAAACTGCTGCACGGACCCAGCGTGGCTGGTGCTGGAAAACCGAGAtaagagctgtgctgctgcccggAGCCCGGAGAGCGGTGGAAACATGTCACCCCCTGAAGAACAGGGCAAGGACTTTGGGGCTGCCAGCGcggtggagggaggggagagtCTTTCCCGACTGGAAAGCCAAGATCAGGAGCATCCCGGTGTGGCGCAGGTGGAGCAGCCCCAATGCCAGAACCCCTCAGAAGCCTCGAACGAGCCTCTGGTTGCACCTGAGCCGGTGTGTGGTGCTGAGCCACCAGCTCCTGAGGAGCAGGATGAGCGCcgggtggctgctgctgtgcagaacCACAGCGGGAAGGCACCGGTGGCGGATGAGGAGGACAAGGAGCGTTCAGGCTTGGCTGATGCGCTGTGGCATGAGCTGCATTTGTCTGCAGGTGGTAGAGAGGAGAGCGCAGCCGTCGGCGGGCAGGGCAGCCTCGAGGACGACTGTACCGCAGAGCTCTTTGCAGAG ATTGTGGGTAATTTAACCGTGAAGGACATAAGCATCGAGAAGATCAGCTTTGATTATTCCAGCTACAGAGATGCGCAGCTCAGCGAGGGGGATTTTGGCCACGTGACAGAAATCTACGACTTCTCTCCGTCACTGAAAACGGAGCACCTGCTGGAGGTGTTCTCGGACTTCCA TGAGAGTGGTTTCAAAATCCAGTGGGTCGACGATACGCACGCCCTGGGAATCTTCTCGAGCCTGTCTGCAG CATCTCAAGCCTTGGGGCGGCGTTATCCTTCTTTAAAGATCCGACCTTTGATCCACGCAACAAAGCAGTCGAAAATCAAGGCACTTCAGCGACCAA AGCTCCTTCACCTCGCAAAAGAGAGACCCCAGACTGACACTGCCGTGGCGAAGAGGCTGGTGACCCGGGCTCTGGGTttgaagaacaagcagcaggacGTCTCGGGCACCGAAATGCTCCTGCCAGAAGGCTTGGACCAGGAGGAATAA
- the R3HCC1 gene encoding R3H and coiled-coil domain-containing protein 1 isoform X2 has protein sequence MDGVFLSPNEDEFVGRITEELEHFMLQGQHHRVLLFPPLSSRLRYLIHRTVDNVDLLSSFSVGEGWRRRTVICHSAVRLPSETSDQKPSGNPPRPHRPVQPWGRGGRGGRLRHGGEMHGDNSRACVGSGRIKRPPRKKPDKALYVPKAMRKKAEWGEQEGPVAAGTESPGDVAPEEEICPKALVRGTQEELGESEGSPGGVSLALGKRQEPGEECVSGKSNDDTNNERPPCCTAVPSLENSNVFSGQESQDKDCSDSLSSVHNENPAEAEEQGLSCDNAVGPEGSKILCQAQAEAPKSRDAGVLECDESSSLSESPSRNCCTDPAWLVLENRDKSCAAARSPESGGNMSPPEEQGKDFGAASAVEGGESLSRLESQDQEHPGVAQVEQPQCQNPSEASNEPLVAPEPVCGAEPPAPEEQDERRVAAAVQNHSGKAPVADEEDKERSGLADALWHELHLSAGGREESAAVGGQGSLEDDCTAELFAEIVGNLTVKDISIEKISFDYSSYRDAQLSEGDFGHVTEIYDFSPSLKTEHLLEVFSDFHESGFKIQWVDDTHALGIFSSLSAASQALGRRYPSLKIRPLIHATKQSKIKALQRPTRCGWNKFQY, from the exons ATGGACGGCGTCTTCCTCTCGCCCAACGAGGATGAGTTCGTGGGCAGGATCACGGAGGAGCTGGAGCACTTCAtgctgcaggggcagcaccACAG aGTGCTGCTGTTCCCCCCCCTCTCCAGTCGCCTCAGGTACCTGATCCACCGGACCGTGGACAACGTGGATTTGTTGAGCAGCTTTTCTgtgggagagggatggaggaggaggactgTCATCTGTCACTCGGCCGTAAG gctgcccagcgagACGAGTGACCAAAAACCCAGCGGCAACCCACCGCGCCCGCACCGACCCGTACAGccgtggggccgggggggccgaGGCGGCAGGCTGCGACACGGCGGGGAGATGCACGGAGACAACTCTCGAGCCTGCGTGGGGTCCGGCAGGATAAAAAGGCCGCCCAGGAAGAAGCCGGATAAAGCCCTGTACGTCCCGAAAGCGATGCGCAAGAAGGCGGAatggggggagcaggaggggccGGTGGCAGCCGGCACCGAGTCACCGGGGGATGTGGCACCAGAAGAAGAGATTTGCCCTAAAGCTTTGGTCAGGGGcacccaggaggagctgggcgAGTCTGAAGGCAGCCCAGGTGGTGTCTCCTTGGCCCTTGGCAAGCGACAGGAGCCTGGCGAAGAGTGTGTTTCGGGAAAAAGTAACGATGACACCAACAACGAACGTCCTCCGTGTTGTACGGCTGTTCCGTCGCTGGAGAACAGCAACGTTTTCTCTGGGCAGGAAAGTCAGGATAAAGACTGTTCGGATTCCCTGTCTTCCGTCCACAATGAAAACCCAGCTGAAGCAGAAGAGCAAGGTCTGAGCTGTGACAACGCTGTTGGACCAGAAGGGAGCAAAATCCTGTGCCAAGCGCAAGCTGAAGCCCCAAAGAGCCGGGATGCCGGTGTGTTGGAGTGCGACGAGAGCTCCTCCCTGTCGGAAAGCCCGAGCAGAAACTGCTGCACGGACCCAGCGTGGCTGGTGCTGGAAAACCGAGAtaagagctgtgctgctgcccggAGCCCGGAGAGCGGTGGAAACATGTCACCCCCTGAAGAACAGGGCAAGGACTTTGGGGCTGCCAGCGcggtggagggaggggagagtCTTTCCCGACTGGAAAGCCAAGATCAGGAGCATCCCGGTGTGGCGCAGGTGGAGCAGCCCCAATGCCAGAACCCCTCAGAAGCCTCGAACGAGCCTCTGGTTGCACCTGAGCCGGTGTGTGGTGCTGAGCCACCAGCTCCTGAGGAGCAGGATGAGCGCcgggtggctgctgctgtgcagaacCACAGCGGGAAGGCACCGGTGGCGGATGAGGAGGACAAGGAGCGTTCAGGCTTGGCTGATGCGCTGTGGCATGAGCTGCATTTGTCTGCAGGTGGTAGAGAGGAGAGCGCAGCCGTCGGCGGGCAGGGCAGCCTCGAGGACGACTGTACCGCAGAGCTCTTTGCAGAG ATTGTGGGTAATTTAACCGTGAAGGACATAAGCATCGAGAAGATCAGCTTTGATTATTCCAGCTACAGAGATGCGCAGCTCAGCGAGGGGGATTTTGGCCACGTGACAGAAATCTACGACTTCTCTCCGTCACTGAAAACGGAGCACCTGCTGGAGGTGTTCTCGGACTTCCA TGAGAGTGGTTTCAAAATCCAGTGGGTCGACGATACGCACGCCCTGGGAATCTTCTCGAGCCTGTCTGCAG CATCTCAAGCCTTGGGGCGGCGTTATCCTTCTTTAAAGATCCGACCTTTGATCCACGCAACAAAGCAGTCGAAAATCAAGGCACTTCAGCGACCAA CACGCTGCGGCTGGAACAAATTTCAGTATTAA